The following are encoded in a window of Dysidea avara chromosome 4, odDysAvar1.4, whole genome shotgun sequence genomic DNA:
- the LOC136252399 gene encoding uncharacterized protein: protein MATEGNNHSRTKLEEFKSDAKKKQRPLLKELDNHVVPQWATVWKQLGVQLNVAGHLLRIIEKNHPNDCEGCCSKMLQEWLDSNSSASWEILTGVLENFQLADNVTADTTHLIQQPQHSIQNVTTDPQAEESDKRQLHSRTITRLKGKYAKVIVQIKHAFEQHKYDVSELILTLSATDDENQTIFSTDEALLKITNTNQLFLWIGKYCSMYDYELLLALVESTECEEAIKLLDDFSKELHSSILKDLDLLSEDGELQDIKSFIPGTHKLEIKYIGGKCSLTTIENVQRIIYECFHLKTGSIIFRGAQEGCVAFIYQISTTVKSHLLQYQITPQDVMKLTDHKIKCIKIDDTELNLSPQTNVVSDNPKPLHFTNMLSKQLDKIITSLGPEDLETTLSTLRKIFDNIIQHPNDDKYRQIKLANKTFSSKVWRYPACEELMKMSGWVVEDDHVRLKDDSHVYIVSQLLESLCGQKDVSKKQPYSSSSSVTTYSVDTYEALISTLLNGNISEIRHLLKPCNITAAGRIYCENGSSQNLLIAAVLNQKIDVVELLAKEYSVDPYVTDEDNSPMVYQVFYKAPQSFIVNFLKICGVKTSFKYTRSGFTLLHQAVFTCCFHVVCFLVEECEVDVNICTNYAYTSLHIAYTAGHTHIAQYLIQHGADVMAVNDNGDTPYDLIDGIPKLITLSQALQNARIIHQVPGSAEYMYYVKLRNKGIEVNEAVTLTMEQFPSLTEDGPTQSHHDVDHTSFTKELTQYITKRSPSDQPWGALKSDQASRLQFMF from the exons AAAAACAAAGACCACTCTTAAAGGAGTTGGACAACCATGTAGTTCCACAATGGGCTACAGTGTGGAAACAACTGGGAGTACAACTCAATGTTGCAGGCCACTTGTTAAGAATTATTGAAAAAAATCATCCTAATGATTGTGAAGGATGTTGTAGTAAGATGTTACAAGAATGGTTGGATTCTAACAGTAGTGCATCATGGGAAATTCTTACTGGTGTATTAGAAAACTTTCAATTGGCTGATAATGTTACAGCAG ATACTACACATCTGATACAACAACCACAGCATTCAATACAGAACGTTACCACTGACCCTCAAGCAG AAGAATCTGATAAAAGACAGTTACACTCTCGTACCATCACAAGATTGAAAGGAAAATATGCAAAAGTTATTGTACAGATTAAACATGCTTTTGAGCAGCATAAATATGATGTCAGTGAATTGATATTAACTTTATCTGCAACTGATGATGAAAATCAAACAATATTTTCCACTGATGAAGCTTTACTCAAAATAACAAACACAAATCAACTATTTCTCTGGATTGGTAAATATTGTAGCATGTATGATTATGAGTTGTTACTGGCACTTGTTGAGTCCACTGAGTGTGAAGAAGCCATAAAACTACTGGATGATTTCTCCAAAGAGTTGCACTCTTCTATTTTGAAGGACCTAGACTTGTTGTCTGAGGATGGAGAGTTACAAGATATCAAGAGCTTCATTCCAGGAACTCATAAACTAGAAATAAAATATATTGGAGGAAAATGTAGTTTGACAACCATAGAAAATGTTCAGAGAATTATTTATGAGTGTTTTCATCTTAAGACAGGATCAATTATTTTCCGAGGTGCACAAGAAGGTTGTGTTGCTTTTATATATCAAATCTCAACAACAGTGAAGTCTCACTTGTTACAGTACCAGATTACTCCTCAGGATGTTATGAAATTGACTGATCACAAAATCAAATGCATAAAAATTGATGATACTGAACTAAACTTGTCACCACAAACAAAC GTAGTTTCTGATAACCCAAAACCTTTGCACTTCACAAACATGTTATCCAAACAACTTGACAAAATCATTACTTCCCTCGGTCCTGAAGATTTAGAAACTACCTTGTCAACACTGAGAAAGATCTTTGACAATATTATTCAACACCCGAATGATGACAAGTATCGTCAAATCAAACTGGCTAACAAGACATTTAGTAGTAAAGTGTGGAGGTATCCTGCTTGTGAGGAGTTGATGAAGATGAGTGGGTGGGTAGTGGAGGATGATCATGTGAGACTAAAAGATGACTCTCATGTCTATATTGTATCCCAGTTACTGGAGTCATTGTGTGGACAGAAAGATGTCAGTAAAAAGCAACCATACTCTTCAAGCAGTAGTGTAACAACATATTCAGTTGATACATATGAGGCACTCATTTCAACTTTACTTAATGGTAACATTTCAGAAATCAGACATCTACTAAAACcttgtaatataactgctgctGGGAGGATATATTGTGAAAATGGGTCCTCACAAAATCTTTTAATAGCAGCTGTTCTTAATCAAAAGATAGATGTTGTGGAATTGTTAGCGAAAGAGTACTCTGTAGACCCTTATGTGACTGATGAAGATAATTCACCAATGGTCTATCAAGTTTTTTACAAAGCACCACAATCATTTATTGTTAATTTTCTAAAAATATGTGGAGTTAAAACATCCTTTAAATATACTAGAAGTGGATTTACTCTTCTTCACCAAGCTGTCTTTACTTGCTGTTTTCATGTTGTTTGCTTTTTAGTAGAAGAATGTGAAGTAGATGTGAACATTTGTACTAATTATGcttacacttcactacacataGCTTACACGGCTGGACACACTCATATTGCACAATATTTGATACAACATGGTGCAGATGTGATGGCTGTGAATGATAATGGTGATACACCATATGATTTAATTGATGGAATACCAAAACTCATTACTCTATCACAAGCATTGCAAAATGCTAGAATAATACACCAAGTCCCTGGTAGTGCTGAGTACATGTACTATGTCAAATTACGTAACAAGGGAATTGAAGTTAATGAAGCAGTCACTCTTACAATGGAGCAGTTTCCATCACTGACAGAGGATGGACCCACTCAATCTCATCATGATGTTGATCATACTTCATTTACAAAAGAGTTGACTCAGTACATCACTAAAAGATCACCAAGTGATCAACCATGGGGAGCACTGAAATCAGACCAAGCAAGCCGTCTTCAATTTATGTTCTAA